The following coding sequences lie in one Alloacidobacterium dinghuense genomic window:
- a CDS encoding GNAT family N-acetyltransferase, protein MLVRKARLQDATNIYELVNSLSHDGTLLRRVFAEICENVRDFTVAESDSGVFLGCGALHLYGPHLAEVRSIVVRPEAKGQGVGANLLSALLDEAEDHGIGCVCLFTRIPDFFFRYGFRVVEDRAAIPDKVFKDCQNCPRLYRCDEVAMARGQVPKVSILGPRIEAEQLVRISG, encoded by the coding sequence ATGCTGGTGCGTAAGGCGCGCCTACAGGACGCAACCAACATTTACGAACTGGTAAACAGTCTCTCGCACGATGGCACGCTGCTGAGGCGTGTCTTCGCCGAGATATGTGAGAACGTCCGAGACTTCACAGTCGCCGAGAGTGATTCCGGAGTCTTTCTCGGCTGCGGCGCATTGCATCTGTATGGGCCGCACCTGGCTGAGGTGCGGTCGATCGTGGTGCGTCCTGAGGCCAAAGGTCAGGGCGTGGGTGCAAACCTGCTCAGCGCACTGCTCGATGAGGCTGAGGATCACGGTATCGGCTGCGTCTGCCTGTTTACTCGTATTCCCGACTTCTTCTTCCGCTACGGTTTTCGAGTTGTCGAAGATCGTGCTGCCATTCCTGACAAAGTCTTTAAGGACTGCCAGAATTGTCCCCGGCTTTATCGTTGCGACGAGGTTGCCATGGCTCGTGGACAGGTACCCAAGGTTTCGATCCTCGGGCCTCGTATCGAGGCCGAACAACTCGTTCGCATCAGCGGCTAG
- a CDS encoding permease prefix domain 1-containing protein, with translation MRAHFRQEKLSADLDEELQFHLTMREQLNVEKGMSKEEAYKEARRQIGNPTRLKEQMREIDLFTFPETVWQDLRFAFRMLAKHPGFTSTGILALGLGVGVNTAIFTVYRAVFGLVPALESSKPNLTSALREDGTHFAFLAGKGRMRDGLICIQVAICLVLMTSGGLLIRHRSDANPAC, from the coding sequence GTGCGCGCTCACTTCAGACAAGAGAAGCTCTCGGCTGATCTGGATGAGGAACTGCAATTTCACTTGACGATGCGCGAGCAGCTGAATGTTGAAAAAGGAATGTCGAAGGAGGAAGCCTACAAAGAAGCCAGGCGTCAGATTGGCAATCCGACTCGGCTGAAAGAGCAGATGCGCGAAATCGATCTCTTTACCTTCCCTGAAACAGTCTGGCAGGATCTTCGGTTTGCCTTCCGAATGCTGGCGAAGCATCCAGGGTTCACTTCCACCGGCATTCTAGCCCTCGGGCTGGGCGTTGGCGTCAATACTGCGATCTTCACTGTCTACCGTGCGGTTTTCGGGCTTGTGCCAGCGCTGGAATCATCAAAGCCAAATCTAACTTCTGCGCTCAGGGAAGATGGCACGCACTTCGCTTTTCTGGCCGGCAAGGGCCGCATGCGCGATGGACTGATTTGCATCCAGGTTGCTATATGCCTCGTTCTGATGACTTCCGGTGGATTACTGATCCGCCATCGATCCGATGCAAACCCTGCGTGCTGA
- a CDS encoding PadR family transcriptional regulator, with protein sequence MAPGKKDILQGTLALLVLKTLQDGSMHGWGITLHIQQVSNQVLRVEEGSLYPALHRMEQEGWVVAEWGTSENNRRARYYRLTPVGRKQLAMEEEKWTKLTNAVAQVLNFAPSKA encoded by the coding sequence GTGGCTCCAGGTAAGAAAGACATATTGCAGGGTACGTTGGCTCTTCTTGTATTGAAGACGTTGCAAGACGGCTCGATGCACGGGTGGGGAATCACGCTTCATATCCAGCAAGTCTCAAATCAGGTTTTACGCGTCGAGGAGGGATCCTTGTATCCGGCGCTGCACCGCATGGAGCAGGAGGGATGGGTTGTCGCAGAGTGGGGAACAAGCGAAAACAATCGACGCGCTCGTTATTACCGGCTTACCCCAGTTGGACGCAAGCAGTTGGCTATGGAAGAAGAGAAATGGACGAAGCTGACGAATGCCGTAGCGCAGGTTTTGAATTTTGCGCCCAGCAAAGCTTGA
- a CDS encoding DinB family protein: MQYFQKNCFCTIRNSIETLTRLSPSQSTRFRTWRIVLAVVALNLTLASLANAQIAPDMPNPIKAPNPLTKTISIFRSNMQDKIMNAANTMPDSKYSYRPTKDVRSFAEILVHVGDISYYLCANAKNEARPVITAEKNSKTEIIAYLKGAFEYCDGAYSGFTDAHLNDPADFWGHNTNKMFILTQLANHDALHYGNLVTYLRINDLEPSGGWF, encoded by the coding sequence ATGCAATACTTCCAGAAAAACTGCTTCTGCACGATTCGTAATTCAATCGAGACGCTTACCCGACTGAGTCCTTCTCAGTCCACAAGATTCAGGACATGGCGCATTGTCCTTGCTGTCGTAGCACTAAACCTAACCCTGGCGTCCTTGGCCAACGCCCAAATCGCGCCGGACATGCCCAATCCGATCAAGGCGCCGAATCCGCTGACAAAGACGATATCCATTTTTCGCAGCAATATGCAGGACAAGATCATGAACGCGGCGAACACGATGCCAGATTCGAAGTACAGCTACCGGCCGACGAAGGACGTTCGCTCGTTTGCCGAGATCCTGGTTCATGTGGGGGACATATCCTACTATTTGTGTGCAAACGCCAAGAATGAAGCGCGCCCCGTCATAACTGCCGAGAAAAATTCGAAGACCGAGATCATCGCCTACCTCAAGGGCGCGTTCGAGTACTGCGATGGCGCATACTCCGGATTCACCGATGCGCACCTCAATGACCCGGCGGACTTCTGGGGCCACAATACGAACAAGATGTTCATCTTGACGCAGCTTGCAAATCACGATGCCTTGCATTACGGCAATCTCGTCACGTATCTGCGCATCAATGACCTCGAGCCTTCCGGGGGCTGGTTTTAA
- a CDS encoding ABC transporter permease — MLTDIRQAFRRLGKAPGFTITAVLTLAIAIGGVTAVFSIVNAVLLRPLPFQDPARLVRLHEGIAHILNPVDLPAPDIIRFARNNQTFSALGGFVASEYELSGVGAPLHARAERVTASLFPMLGVHPMLGRNFTQNEDDNSAPVALISYALWRERFHSDAATVGRTIDLNRRPYTIIGIMPRNLEFPLDPGRLSHRDLWVPMSFTSDEKGDEVDNFQYGAIARLKPGSTLSQAQADIARMLRAEESGVAAQLGIHLTSQVRPLQEETVESARPLLRILLVAVGFILLIACANLANLLLVRAAGRRRESGVRLALGAAARTMLRHSLAESLVLSAIGGFLGVMLAAVTVRLGSLFLPASLPRLAEISIRWPVLIAACALTGLTGLVCGLAPALASMRTDILDALRDGGHANVGGLQQRLRNVLVVIETALALLLLVGSGLLLRSFAHMLETDPGFQPQHTLTAHLSLPQNDYSSQEKIDRFYAELLRRLSTLPQVRYTAASSNIPVIGINSDRNFVPEGYTGRNNRTWLSTSNYFIVGAYFSAMRIPLLRGRYLNASDDLADAPVVAVVSESLVRMVWPGKNPIGKRFQMGGNPDSKRPFVTVVGVVGDIRQDALDRDIYPQMYEPLSQLQRQFPPEVAGIVGTRGDMHLVINTAGDPSALANSLQRMVNQLDPLLAVEDIQTMDTVVSSTEAPRRFNTLALSSFAAVALLLALLGIGGVLAYTVSERTREIAIRMALGATRENVLGRILRSALVLAGAGIALGLAASLWLTRFLESLLYGVKPLDPAAFIAAVVVLLFCALLAGWLPARHAASIDPMQTLRAE; from the coding sequence ATGCTGACCGACATCCGCCAAGCATTCCGCCGACTAGGCAAAGCGCCGGGATTCACCATCACCGCGGTGCTGACATTGGCCATCGCCATCGGCGGAGTAACCGCGGTCTTTTCCATCGTGAATGCTGTGCTCTTGCGGCCTCTTCCGTTTCAGGATCCGGCCCGTCTCGTCCGGCTGCATGAAGGTATTGCGCACATTCTCAACCCGGTCGACCTGCCCGCGCCCGATATCATCCGCTTCGCACGAAATAATCAGACCTTCAGCGCCCTCGGCGGCTTCGTAGCCTCAGAGTACGAACTGAGCGGAGTCGGCGCGCCGCTCCATGCGCGCGCAGAGCGCGTCACCGCCTCTCTGTTCCCAATGCTCGGTGTGCATCCCATGCTGGGCCGCAACTTTACGCAAAATGAAGACGACAACTCTGCGCCGGTCGCTCTCATTAGCTACGCTCTCTGGCGCGAGCGCTTTCACTCTGACGCCGCCACCGTTGGCCGCACCATCGACCTCAACCGCCGCCCCTACACCATCATCGGCATCATGCCGCGCAATCTCGAATTTCCTCTTGACCCGGGACGCCTCAGCCATCGTGACCTGTGGGTGCCCATGAGCTTCACTTCCGACGAAAAAGGAGACGAGGTTGACAACTTCCAGTACGGAGCCATCGCGCGCCTCAAACCCGGATCGACGCTTTCGCAAGCGCAAGCGGATATTGCCCGCATGCTCCGCGCCGAGGAATCGGGAGTCGCGGCGCAGCTTGGCATTCACCTCACCAGTCAGGTAAGACCGCTCCAGGAAGAAACGGTGGAAAGCGCGCGCCCGCTGTTGCGCATTCTGCTCGTCGCCGTTGGGTTCATCCTGCTTATCGCCTGCGCCAACCTCGCCAACCTCTTGCTCGTCCGCGCCGCCGGGCGGCGCCGCGAGTCGGGTGTGCGTCTCGCGCTGGGCGCGGCAGCCCGCACCATGCTGCGACACTCATTGGCTGAAAGTCTTGTGCTGAGCGCAATCGGTGGTTTCCTGGGAGTGATGCTCGCTGCCGTCACCGTCCGCCTCGGCAGCTTGTTTCTGCCTGCATCGCTGCCACGCTTGGCTGAGATTTCCATCCGCTGGCCGGTCCTCATCGCAGCCTGTGCGTTAACCGGCCTCACTGGCCTCGTCTGTGGCCTCGCACCTGCTCTTGCCAGCATGCGCACCGACATTCTCGATGCACTCCGCGATGGCGGACACGCCAATGTTGGAGGATTACAGCAGCGCCTGCGCAACGTGCTTGTCGTGATCGAGACGGCGCTTGCTCTGCTTCTGCTCGTAGGCTCCGGACTGCTTCTGCGCAGCTTCGCCCACATGCTTGAGACCGACCCCGGATTCCAGCCTCAGCACACGCTCACCGCGCATCTCTCTCTGCCCCAAAACGATTACTCTTCGCAGGAGAAAATCGATCGCTTCTACGCCGAGTTGCTGCGCCGCCTGTCCACTCTCCCGCAGGTGCGCTATACCGCGGCCTCCTCGAACATCCCGGTCATCGGTATCAACTCTGACCGCAACTTTGTTCCGGAAGGCTACACAGGGCGCAACAACCGCACGTGGCTTTCTACCTCCAACTACTTCATCGTGGGCGCTTACTTCAGCGCGATGCGCATTCCGCTGCTGCGCGGCCGCTATCTGAATGCCTCCGACGATCTTGCCGACGCACCCGTTGTCGCCGTTGTCAGCGAGTCGCTCGTCCGAATGGTATGGCCCGGAAAGAATCCCATCGGCAAGCGCTTCCAGATGGGCGGCAACCCAGACAGCAAACGGCCCTTTGTCACCGTGGTCGGCGTCGTTGGTGACATTCGTCAGGATGCGTTGGACCGCGATATCTATCCGCAGATGTATGAGCCTCTCTCTCAATTGCAGCGTCAGTTTCCACCGGAAGTTGCTGGAATTGTTGGCACACGAGGCGACATGCACCTTGTCATCAACACGGCGGGCGATCCATCCGCGCTTGCCAACAGCCTGCAAAGAATGGTGAATCAACTCGACCCGCTGCTTGCTGTGGAAGACATCCAAACCATGGACACGGTCGTCTCCTCCACCGAGGCGCCGCGCCGCTTCAACACACTCGCCCTCAGCTCATTCGCCGCTGTCGCCTTGCTGCTGGCGCTGCTCGGAATCGGAGGGGTTCTCGCGTACACGGTCAGCGAACGCACGCGCGAAATCGCCATTCGCATGGCGCTTGGCGCTACCCGTGAGAATGTTCTCGGCCGTATCCTGCGATCTGCGCTCGTACTCGCAGGAGCAGGAATCGCGCTGGGACTCGCAGCTTCGCTCTGGCTTACGCGTTTCCTCGAAAGCCTGCTCTACGGAGTCAAGCCACTCGATCCGGCTGCTTTCATCGCTGCCGTCGTTGTACTGCTTTTCTGTGCGCTGCTCGCCGGATGGCTTCCAGCGCGGCATGCCGCATCCATCGATCCTATGCAAACCCTGCGTGCTGAGTAG
- a CDS encoding ABC transporter permease, whose amino-acid sequence MFLNDLRFAIRQLDKNPGYALAVILTLALGIGVNTAVFSMVDGFMLRRLPYPEPERIAALVVHQEGINNGKAISDDDDSFTGGSWQILRDNVSGVTFASYGGTSGVNLKAPADAGGAVLYVHGTRVSARYFDVLGIPLFLGRTFTEQEDVPHGPPVVVLSYKLWQSTFHSDPKLIGKSVELKGEPYTVVGVLPQNAVTPTNADLFTPLRPAPTGECGGDNCGIFVRLNPGATWQQVNAQFNHIRFPEFAEIESKYHGHAWIYARPMQLELAGEMHDEVSALMLAVSFILLIACANLAGLALVRISRRTPEVATRLALGATRFDVLRQLWTENLLLALVGAAAGLFLALLILSGLRGFLPESMFPVGGFHLDARVLAFTFVTSLVTSLLFGALPALQTRRVDLRSSIAAGSHAVVGGAGRTRQWLIGAEVALTVILLAAAGLLIRTLVHLESQPPGFDSTNVMTAKASLDDARYRNAAGFQSLLQKSIAAMRRIPGVQDAAVGLSVPYERGLNDGITIKDGKRAGEQNGSSLAYITSDYFSTLRIPLLSGRYFTESDSASSEPVAIVNTSFARIFYQDSAPLARHFASEGTTYTIVGVVSEIAKKPGMRQDAPISHEPVFYVPAAQLPQGLVNMAHQWFQPSWIVRTRGPIVGLTESMQRALAEADPDLPFSGFYSMDQILNEQLQMQRMQVLLLTVLGSLALVLSSIGIYSLVSNLVVQRTREIGIRIALGSTIEEAMIHVGSTGLIAAGAGLITGVVLSFIAMRALASEIYGVKTYDPITFGAVLLILASIALIASFLPTLRISRIQPAETLRSE is encoded by the coding sequence ATGTTCCTGAACGATCTCCGCTTCGCCATCCGCCAGCTTGATAAGAATCCCGGCTACGCCCTAGCGGTTATCTTGACGCTTGCCCTCGGCATCGGCGTCAATACCGCAGTCTTTAGCATGGTCGATGGCTTCATGCTGCGCCGCCTGCCATACCCCGAGCCGGAGCGCATTGCGGCTCTTGTCGTTCATCAAGAGGGAATAAACAACGGCAAAGCAATCAGCGATGACGATGACAGCTTCACCGGAGGAAGCTGGCAAATCCTCAGAGACAACGTCAGCGGCGTCACCTTCGCCTCCTATGGCGGCACGAGCGGAGTCAACCTCAAAGCCCCCGCCGATGCAGGCGGAGCTGTCCTGTATGTACACGGCACCCGCGTCTCCGCCCGCTACTTCGATGTTCTAGGCATTCCGTTGTTCCTGGGGCGCACTTTTACTGAACAGGAAGATGTCCCGCACGGACCACCGGTGGTTGTCCTCAGCTATAAGCTATGGCAGTCCACCTTCCACTCTGATCCAAAGCTGATCGGCAAATCCGTCGAGCTCAAAGGCGAGCCGTACACGGTCGTCGGTGTCCTTCCGCAAAATGCGGTCACCCCCACCAACGCGGACCTCTTCACGCCGCTCCGCCCAGCTCCAACCGGAGAATGCGGCGGCGACAACTGCGGCATCTTCGTGCGCCTCAATCCCGGAGCCACCTGGCAGCAGGTGAACGCCCAGTTCAACCACATCCGGTTTCCTGAATTCGCAGAGATCGAAAGCAAGTACCACGGCCATGCCTGGATCTACGCTCGTCCCATGCAGCTTGAGCTTGCGGGCGAAATGCATGACGAAGTCTCAGCTCTGATGCTCGCCGTCAGCTTCATCCTGCTCATCGCCTGTGCCAACCTCGCCGGACTGGCCCTCGTTCGCATCTCACGCCGGACTCCGGAAGTGGCCACGCGCCTCGCACTCGGAGCCACGCGCTTTGATGTCCTGCGCCAACTCTGGACGGAAAACCTGCTACTCGCGCTCGTCGGAGCAGCAGCCGGATTATTTCTCGCGCTCCTCATCCTGAGCGGACTCCGCGGCTTCCTGCCGGAATCGATGTTTCCCGTCGGCGGCTTCCATCTTGATGCCCGCGTCCTTGCCTTCACCTTCGTCACATCGCTCGTGACCAGCCTGCTCTTCGGCGCTTTGCCGGCGTTGCAAACACGCCGCGTCGACCTGCGCTCCTCAATCGCCGCAGGCAGCCATGCAGTAGTTGGTGGCGCAGGCCGCACTCGTCAGTGGCTCATCGGTGCGGAAGTTGCGCTCACCGTCATCCTTCTCGCGGCTGCGGGATTGCTGATCCGCACGCTCGTGCATCTGGAATCACAGCCCCCTGGCTTCGATTCGACCAACGTTATGACCGCAAAGGCGTCGCTCGACGATGCCCGCTATCGCAACGCAGCCGGATTCCAGTCGCTGCTCCAGAAAAGCATCGCGGCAATGCGCCGGATTCCCGGCGTTCAGGATGCTGCAGTCGGGCTAAGCGTGCCCTACGAGCGTGGCTTGAACGATGGCATCACCATCAAGGATGGCAAACGCGCAGGAGAGCAGAACGGTTCCAGCCTCGCCTACATTACTTCCGACTATTTCTCAACGTTACGTATCCCGCTGCTTTCCGGTCGCTACTTCACGGAGTCAGACTCTGCAAGCTCTGAGCCCGTCGCTATCGTCAATACCAGCTTCGCCCGCATCTTCTATCAGGATTCAGCTCCTCTGGCCCGGCACTTCGCCTCCGAAGGCACTACGTACACCATCGTTGGAGTAGTGTCCGAAATCGCAAAAAAACCCGGTATGCGGCAAGACGCTCCTATATCGCACGAGCCAGTCTTCTACGTCCCGGCGGCGCAGCTTCCACAAGGCTTGGTAAACATGGCCCACCAGTGGTTTCAACCCTCATGGATCGTCCGCACCCGAGGCCCCATTGTGGGCCTCACCGAATCCATGCAGCGCGCTCTAGCCGAAGCCGATCCCGACCTACCGTTCTCCGGCTTCTACTCCATGGATCAGATCCTCAATGAGCAGCTCCAGATGCAACGTATGCAAGTCTTGCTGCTGACCGTTCTCGGATCGCTCGCGCTCGTGCTCTCCTCCATCGGCATCTACTCCTTGGTTTCGAATCTGGTCGTGCAGCGGACGCGCGAAATCGGCATCCGTATCGCGCTGGGTTCAACGATCGAGGAAGCCATGATTCACGTCGGATCTACAGGACTCATCGCCGCAGGCGCAGGCCTCATCACAGGCGTGGTTCTGTCGTTTATCGCCATGCGGGCCTTGGCTAGCGAAATCTATGGGGTGAAAACATACGATCCGATCACCTTCGGAGCCGTCCTGCTGATCCTCGCATCGATCGCGCTCATAGCCAGTTTCTTGCCGACATTGCGCATCAGCCGTATTCAACCAGCAGAGACGCTGCGATCGGAGTAA
- a CDS encoding quercetin 2,3-dioxygenase: MSENVLDNTDSTVLETGQGQSFWLMGDFYAIKTTAEHTGGAYSVTEIESFPGNGPPPHIHHKEDECFYVVEGAFSVILGSRAFDVADGDFIRIPKGTPHAYKNVGAIPGKILVILSPGGFERMWAELGQPGSLQQRPRDEDPSILNRLLALAPGYGLEICS, translated from the coding sequence ATGAGCGAAAACGTACTGGACAATACGGACAGCACTGTCCTCGAGACCGGGCAGGGGCAGAGCTTCTGGCTCATGGGCGATTTCTACGCGATTAAGACCACGGCCGAACATACCGGCGGCGCTTATTCGGTCACTGAGATCGAGTCGTTTCCCGGCAACGGCCCCCCGCCACATATTCACCATAAAGAGGACGAATGCTTTTACGTTGTAGAAGGCGCATTCTCCGTGATTCTTGGCAGCCGCGCTTTTGACGTAGCAGATGGTGACTTTATCCGCATTCCGAAGGGAACGCCGCACGCCTATAAGAACGTCGGAGCCATTCCCGGAAAGATACTGGTTATCCTTTCCCCGGGCGGCTTTGAACGCATGTGGGCGGAGCTGGGACAGCCGGGATCACTCCAGCAGCGTCCTCGTGATGAAGACCCATCCATCCTCAATCGGCTGCTTGCGCTGGCGCCCGGATACGGTCTGGAGATCTGTTCATAG
- a CDS encoding FeoA family protein: MALSELKIGRSAVVEGLLLPDEIQHHLMHMGFMPEALVRAVRRAPTGDPTVYAVDGMEVALRRETARWISVREFEEGSR, encoded by the coding sequence ATGGCATTGAGTGAACTAAAGATTGGGCGGTCGGCGGTCGTGGAAGGTTTGCTGCTACCGGACGAGATCCAGCACCATCTGATGCACATGGGGTTTATGCCTGAAGCTCTGGTTCGTGCTGTACGGCGGGCTCCCACAGGCGACCCGACGGTCTATGCGGTCGATGGCATGGAAGTGGCCCTGCGGCGGGAGACAGCTCGGTGGATTTCTGTGCGGGAATTTGAAGAAGGGTCACGATGA
- the feoB gene encoding ferrous iron transport protein B — MSDCCTTATIEIAPTPRVAGKIQTVALVGPPNSGKSTLFNRLTGLRQKVANYPGVTVEQHYGKLNGIDRPDLTLIDLPGIYSLNTHSEDARVAVDVLHGRMPGAPAPDAVLLVLDSLHLQRQLMLAAPILALGLPTLVLLNMSDLMETRGGEVDTLALARELGVPVAKISATRGTGLDAIKHFLHKRSEPVAVMPRLELPVVGNPRSYRQWATGISTRTKYKAPISSEWTRKLDSFLLGRLTGPLLFLVVVFGVFQIVFSVGLPISNAFQTFLNDAGTKAGLLLGHGWLESLLIDGIWKGVSAVLIFLPQILLLFLFVGILEDSGYLARAALIADRVMRAIGLNGKAFIPLLSAYACAVPAIMATRTIENKRDRFATILVTPFMTCSARLPIYMLMIAAFIPNKHLLGDFFGLQAAVMLSLYVLGFLAALATARLLKSSILKASSAPFILELPQYRVPTVRSLGLRLIDRGKVFVKQAGTVILCVTMVLWALSHIPFHADLPQSIIGHVGQWIEPVIKPLGFNWKIGIGLLSSVVAREVIVGTLGTLYGADPATQSLSLQAALRHDLTLGGAMALVVFFAFAMQCTSTLAIVKRETNSWRWPALQFAYMSVLAYVGALATNVLISHFF; from the coding sequence ATGAGCGACTGCTGCACGACGGCGACGATTGAGATTGCACCAACTCCGCGGGTTGCGGGAAAGATCCAGACGGTTGCACTGGTGGGCCCGCCAAACTCAGGCAAATCGACTCTCTTCAATCGCCTTACGGGTCTGCGGCAAAAGGTCGCGAACTATCCCGGCGTTACGGTCGAACAGCATTACGGCAAACTGAATGGAATTGACCGTCCTGATCTGACCCTCATCGATCTGCCGGGAATTTACAGCCTCAATACGCACTCTGAAGATGCCCGCGTGGCCGTGGATGTGCTGCATGGCCGGATGCCGGGAGCACCCGCGCCCGACGCGGTTTTGCTCGTTCTCGATTCCCTGCACCTGCAACGCCAGTTAATGCTTGCCGCTCCAATTCTCGCGCTGGGTTTGCCAACGCTCGTTCTGCTCAACATGAGCGACCTGATGGAGACGCGCGGCGGCGAGGTGGATACTCTGGCGCTGGCGCGGGAACTGGGCGTTCCAGTGGCAAAGATCAGCGCGACACGGGGTACTGGGCTCGACGCAATTAAGCACTTTTTGCACAAGAGGAGCGAACCGGTTGCGGTAATGCCTCGTCTGGAGCTTCCGGTTGTAGGCAATCCGCGTTCGTATCGGCAGTGGGCCACAGGCATCAGCACGCGGACGAAATACAAGGCGCCAATCTCATCGGAATGGACGCGCAAGCTCGATTCGTTCCTGCTGGGCCGCCTAACCGGACCGCTGCTTTTTCTTGTCGTCGTTTTCGGCGTCTTTCAGATTGTATTTTCCGTTGGCCTGCCAATCAGCAATGCATTCCAGACATTTCTGAATGACGCAGGAACAAAAGCCGGTCTCTTGCTCGGCCATGGATGGCTGGAATCACTTCTGATCGACGGCATCTGGAAGGGCGTTTCTGCGGTGCTGATCTTCCTGCCGCAAATCCTCCTCCTGTTTTTGTTCGTCGGCATTCTTGAAGACTCGGGCTATCTGGCCCGCGCTGCGCTGATTGCCGATCGCGTGATGCGCGCCATCGGGCTGAATGGCAAGGCATTTATCCCGTTGCTTTCAGCGTATGCCTGCGCGGTTCCGGCCATCATGGCTACGCGGACGATCGAGAACAAGCGCGATCGTTTTGCCACGATCCTTGTTACTCCATTTATGACCTGCTCGGCGCGCCTGCCGATCTACATGTTGATGATCGCGGCGTTTATTCCGAACAAGCACCTGCTCGGCGATTTCTTTGGGTTGCAGGCCGCTGTTATGTTGAGCCTCTACGTGCTTGGATTCCTGGCGGCTCTTGCCACCGCGCGGCTCCTGAAGTCGTCAATTCTGAAAGCATCGTCGGCTCCCTTTATTCTCGAACTGCCGCAGTATCGCGTTCCCACGGTGCGTTCGCTGGGACTGCGCCTGATTGATCGCGGCAAAGTTTTCGTGAAACAGGCAGGAACCGTCATTCTTTGCGTGACGATGGTGCTGTGGGCCTTGAGCCATATTCCCTTCCACGCCGATTTGCCGCAGAGCATCATTGGCCACGTTGGCCAGTGGATTGAGCCGGTGATCAAACCGCTTGGTTTCAACTGGAAGATTGGCATCGGCCTGCTCAGCTCCGTAGTAGCGCGCGAAGTGATCGTCGGTACGCTGGGCACGCTCTATGGAGCCGATCCGGCGACGCAATCACTCAGCCTGCAGGCGGCCCTGCGTCATGATTTGACGCTGGGCGGCGCAATGGCCCTCGTCGTCTTTTTCGCGTTTGCCATGCAATGCACCTCGACGCTGGCAATCGTGAAACGCGAGACGAACAGCTGGCGGTGGCCCGCGTTACAGTTTGCTTACATGAGCGTGCTGGCATACGTTGGGGCGCTGGCGACGAACGTATTGATTTCACACTTTTTCTAG